The DNA window TTCACGGAATCACCTCCTTGCTGGTTGTAAATCTGTTTGCTGAAGGCATGTTCTTTTAAGCGGTAGCTATGCCCCTTGATGTTGATCACCTTGCTGTGATGGAGAAGCCTGTCCAGGATGGCAGAGGCAATCACGGGATCTCCAAAGAGTTCCTGCCAATCGATGAAGCTCTTGTTTGAGGTGATGATGGTTGAGCTCTTCTCATAGCGGTAAGAGATGGACTGGAAAAAGAGGTAGGCTTCCTTACTGTCTACGGGAAGATAACCGGCTTCATCAACGATCACGAGGCTGGAGTTCAGATAGGCCTTGCCCTTGCTCTGGCTTTCCTTGAGTTTGGCAATCAGGGTGTGCATGGTGGTAAAGTAGACCTTGAATCCGTGACTGCAGGCCTTGATCGCCAGAGAGATGGCAAGATGCGTCTTACCAACTCCTGGAGGTCCCAGAAAGATGACGTTCTCATGCTTGGAGATAAAAGAGAGATCGAAGAGCTCCATGACGGCCTTCTTGTCCAGATGAGGATGGAAAGAGAAGTCGTATTCCTCGATGGTTTTGGCAAAGGGAAGGCCTGCGATCTTCAGGGAGGTTTCGATCCGCCTCTTTTCCTTGGCTGCCACTTCCTCTTCCAGGAGGTGATCCAGGAAAGAGAGATACGAAACCCGATCTTCCTCGGAATGAGTTACGATGGCGTCCAGGACCTCTGCAGCCTTGGTCAGTTTAAGACGCTTGAGGTTGTCCTGGAGGCGTTCATGGGTCAATTGTTCCATAAGGCACCTCCGGAGGCATACCTTTCATATTCTTTAAGGGGCCTGTAAGCCACATTGATGAAGAGGCTGCCATTGATCAGGCCGCGGGTGGCCTGAGCGCGGCCCTTGCCATACTTTCTTTTTAACTGCTCTTTGTCATGTCTGAGTTCTTCGCCGAGACGCGCATCGGCAATCAGATTGTGCTTTGTTCCAGGTTCTTCATAGGTAATCAGAAGATCCTGATCATCGTAAATGCGGATCAGTCCATTCTTGATCTTCAGCAGCACCTTCTTGCCGACCATGCGGTGGGGGACCTGGTAACGATTTCCGTTGTAGGAGATCTGGCAATCCCGGTAGACTTTGCGGAAAACTTTGATCGACGTGTCGTAGTCCGATGGAGGAAGTTGTCCCAATTTGGAGATCTCTTCTTCCCATCGGGCCTGGACGCATTGATGATGGGTTCCATGGATTCTCCGGTTTGCCGTTTCATTGAGCCATGCCAGGACATCCTCGTTGGCTTTTTCGATCGTGGTGAAGGTGTAGCCCCGCCAGAACCGTTCCCGGATGAAGTTTATCGGCCTTTCCACCTTCCCCTTGATCCAGGGGCTGTACGGTGGCGCCGCCATGGGCTGGAAACCGTAGTGATGGGAGAAGTGGAGGAACTCATGGTTGAAGACCACTTTCCCCTCCTGTCTGCCGATGACGACGTTTTTCATGTTGTCATAGAGGACTTCTGCTGGAGTTCCCTGGAGATATTTGAATGCGTGGATGTGACAGTCCATGAAGATGTCCATCGTACATTGCCGGACAAACTCGACATACATGGCTCTGGAGAAACCGAGAACGATAACGAAGGCGTAAAAAGTGGTGGTGTTTCCGTCGGCATCGACGACTTGGAAATCACCCCAGTCACACTGGGCCTGGAGTCCCGGTTCCGTTTCGAACCGGAGATAGGCCAGGCGAGTCTTCTGCTCTTTGAGTTTACTGACGTACTGCTTGACCGTATCGTAACCGCCGGGATAATCGATCTTTTTCAGGCGATCGTAAATCCAGGTTGCCAGGTAATCATCCTCGTCCAGAAAATCGTGGATCGTCTGGTAGTATGGTGCCAAAATGGATTCCCTCCGTTTATTTTTTTTGTATTTGGGGAAGGAATTGTTTTCAAGGTGTCTTTTGACGGTCTTTCTGTGGACACCGAGAGTCTCGGCTATTTTCCGAATACTGTAACCTCGACGGTGCAAATGATAAATGTCCATAAATACCTCGCTGGTAATCATCGGTAACTCCTCCTCTCTTAAAGGAGATGTTACCAGGATTAGAGTTTCCAGGTGGTATACTTTTCATTCCCATTTCTGGTACACTTTATCGTTCCCGTCGACAGGCACACCGTAACCCAGGAGAACCTCGCTTGCAACACCTGCAAAGAGAGGCGCTTTGGGATGAACCTGTTCTTCCCCAATCGTATACTGGGGAAGCGCAATCTCTTTTATGGTCTCCCGGATCTCGACCAGCTGCGCCGCGCCGGTCTGCGGGTGCGTCTCCAGCTTCCGCCGTTCCGCCCAGTGATAGGCGTTGTCATGATGGCCGACATAGCACAGGAGCATGCTTTCCGCCGTCCGGTGAACGATGAGCCGGATGTCGCTGCCGACACGAACGGACCAGAAATTCGGATCCCGGGCCTTGTCCAGCTTATGGAACCGCATGCCCGGACTGGTGGAATCCAACTGGAGGTCAAAGGCCGTCGTCTTGACGAGCTTTTGCTCTTCGTTGTTCAACTTTGCGAGGCTGTCGGTAAAGGTGTCGGCGATACGGAAGTTCACTGGTTTCATCTTGCCTTTAATGATCGCATTAGAAATGGTACTTTTCTCTTCTGCGGCGGAATGCTTCTTCTGTACCCTCCATGATGTCAAGGACCGCTTTAGTTACGACACCCTTATCCAGGCCTCCCTGCGCCAGTGCAACACCATGACCATCTCGTGCCTCAAAAGCGTACACTAATTCACTATCCCCATTCACGGGCAAGTTCGCGTTGTGTGTGGCCATGATTAGCTGGCGTTTGGATTTCACCTTGCGGAGCATCGGAATTAGCTCTCGGAAGACAAAGTTGGAATCCAACTCATCCTCTGGCTGATCAATGACAAGTGGGCCACCTTCCTGAGCCAATAGGAGCGCAAGGGCCGCGGTATTCCGTTGCCCATCCGACAGTAATCCTTCGGCAATACTTCCGGCGATAGTTCCGTCAGCCCTGAAGAGCTTCATATCCACTGTGTCTCTTACCCGAGAACAGCGGAGCTTTTCCCACGCCTCGCGGTTCGCCTGAATATGCTGATAGAGTTCCTTCGATGTTTCGCCAAAATCGCTTCCGACCGAACCGTCCTCGATAGACAGTCGCTCATGCAGCAGTTGCCATGGGGAATCTAATACATCGTTCATCATAAACAGATCATACAACTTCTGGCCGTGGTTTTCCCAATTTCTTCCAAGGCGAGTTCGCCCATCAGTTGGAGCGAATCCTTGCCATAGCTCGCGGAAGTTGTTAAAATCACATTGATACTTGGTGGTCACTTCTATAAACCGCTGACGCCCTTCTTGGAGCACTGCCAGTTTGTTTGCACGCCTCGCGGCTTTAGCGCGCTTTTGGTATTGTTTTTTCCAGATAATTTGCAGGCATCGAATAAGCCTTTCTGGATCTCCTGCCAAATCTTTTAGCTTCTGAATTTCAGCAGCAGTCTCATCGATCTCCTTCTGCTTTTTCGAACGTGATTCACTGATCTCCTGTAGATGCCCTACATCATCTGTGGTCAAACCCTTCAATGCGCAGGCTTCGCTGAATTTCGTATCTGCCTGATCCAGCTCATTTTTTATGTTAACCCATGCTGGGTCATGAGTCTTAAGCCCTTCGATTGCGTTGTTGAATCGATCGACCGCATCGCGGATGGTCCTTGCCAGGTCATCCTTTGCTGCCTTCACATTGCTGTCGAACTGCTGAAACCAATCTCCGTGCGGGGAATCTACCAATGCAAAAGCGACATGCGCGGCGGCAATAGATTCAGCCAAGGATGCCACATCAGAGAACCGCTTGCCGGGTGTACCGAACATCTCTTCAAGGTAACTATTCTCCGACTTGAGTAGTTGATGCCTGCGAGCATCTTCCTGGATCTCACTGCGGGCTTTCCATTGGCGATCAAGATCCTGATGCTCTTGCTGGAGTCGCTTCAGTTCCTTATCCATGCTCTCGGCTTTGCGTAGGTTGTTAAAGGCATCTTGAATCTGGAGCTTGATCTTACGTTCCTGATCGCCTAGGTCGTCCAACTCAGATTGGGTGAATCCATCCACAAGTTCAAGCAAGCGTTGGGCTTGGCGAACACTGCCGTCATCGGTTTTGGATTCAGTCAGCCTGTTGAGTTGCTGTTGGCTGTAAAACCGAATCGGAAGATTGCTGAAGAATGTATCCGGATCTGGAAGTTTCCTGTTGATGACGGACGGACTACCATTACGCCACACGATACGATCCTCGACTCCATCAGCGCTTCTCCAGCAAACCTCAAGTTCAGCACCGGCAGCATTCAAAGTGTCCCGAACACGTTTGATGCGATCTTTCGTGCCTGGATCAAGGTCCTTGGCCTTGTCTTTACCCAATATAATGCGGAGGTATTCGAGAAGCATTGATTTGCCGCTACCTCTGCCACCTATGACGCAGTTCATATTGGGAGAGAAATGAATATTCTGATTCGCAAGGAACGCCACGCCCTTGATGCTGATAGACTGAATTTGTGCCTGCTTGATGCGCACGGCAGGGTGGATATCGGTCGAGACATTTTCGGGCAAAACGATACGTGAATCGTGATCTAAAAAGGCTTGGCGGAGCGATTCGATTGATGGTTCTGACATCTTTATCCAGGAGAATCGATACCCAATGCTATTCGGTGTTGGCTTGCCATCTCCGTCAGTAGCGATAAGCTTTTTATTGTCCGAAGACATAAGTGTCGCGATGGGTCGAATCCGTTTCCAATCCTGAAGGCAATCATTACCAGAGCGGAACAGTGTTTGGAAAGCCTTGCTAAGCTGGCTAATTGGCTTCGGAACCTCGACAGCCAAAAGATCAGGGTTGGTGAATTGATCCTTCTGGAGCCACTCAGAAATTGAGCTATTGTCGAATATTCCGTCGTTACTCATCGCGTGCGGTAACATGACAATGCCGCTATGTTTGTCCTGAACGAGTTTCAAGATGTCCTTAAGGTTTTTGTCTGACTTTGCCAACTGGCCACTCATATTAACCCGTGGATAGCCAACGCCACATTCGGTGAGAATGGATTCAAGCAGCGCCATGTCGGAACTGGGCTCAAACAGACACAACACATGC is part of the Syntrophus gentianae genome and encodes:
- the istB gene encoding IS21-like element helper ATPase IstB, whose product is MEQLTHERLQDNLKRLKLTKAAEVLDAIVTHSEEDRVSYLSFLDHLLEEEVAAKEKRRIETSLKIAGLPFAKTIEEYDFSFHPHLDKKAVMELFDLSFISKHENVIFLGPPGVGKTHLAISLAIKACSHGFKVYFTTMHTLIAKLKESQSKGKAYLNSSLVIVDEAGYLPVDSKEAYLFFQSISYRYEKSSTIITSNKSFIDWQELFGDPVIASAILDRLLHHSKVINIKGHSYRLKEHAFSKQIYNQQGGDSVNDLSS
- the istA gene encoding IS21 family transposase: MDIYHLHRRGYSIRKIAETLGVHRKTVKRHLENNSFPKYKKNKRRESILAPYYQTIHDFLDEDDYLATWIYDRLKKIDYPGGYDTVKQYVSKLKEQKTRLAYLRFETEPGLQAQCDWGDFQVVDADGNTTTFYAFVIVLGFSRAMYVEFVRQCTMDIFMDCHIHAFKYLQGTPAEVLYDNMKNVVIGRQEGKVVFNHEFLHFSHHYGFQPMAAPPYSPWIKGKVERPINFIRERFWRGYTFTTIEKANEDVLAWLNETANRRIHGTHHQCVQARWEEEISKLGQLPPSDYDTSIKVFRKVYRDCQISYNGNRYQVPHRMVGKKVLLKIKNGLIRIYDDQDLLITYEEPGTKHNLIADARLGEELRHDKEQLKRKYGKGRAQATRGLINGSLFINVAYRPLKEYERYASGGALWNN
- a CDS encoding TrlF family AAA-like ATPase, coding for MTCYKGMRWLKCDLHMHTPADSQHWAGEGIVGGQEAKAAKDFADACYQSGLDVVGITDHNFLSKDFLSHLRVAFDEDERGFSHKITLFPGFEFEAAGIGRGVHVLCLFEPSSDMALLESILTECGVGYPRVNMSGQLAKSDKNLKDILKLVQDKHSGIVMLPHAMSNDGIFDNSSISEWLQKDQFTNPDLLAVEVPKPISQLSKAFQTLFRSGNDCLQDWKRIRPIATLMSSDNKKLIATDGDGKPTPNSIGYRFSWIKMSEPSIESLRQAFLDHDSRIVLPENVSTDIHPAVRIKQAQIQSISIKGVAFLANQNIHFSPNMNCVIGGRGSGKSMLLEYLRIILGKDKAKDLDPGTKDRIKRVRDTLNAAGAELEVCWRSADGVEDRIVWRNGSPSVINRKLPDPDTFFSNLPIRFYSQQQLNRLTESKTDDGSVRQAQRLLELVDGFTQSELDDLGDQERKIKLQIQDAFNNLRKAESMDKELKRLQQEHQDLDRQWKARSEIQEDARRHQLLKSENSYLEEMFGTPGKRFSDVASLAESIAAAHVAFALVDSPHGDWFQQFDSNVKAAKDDLARTIRDAVDRFNNAIEGLKTHDPAWVNIKNELDQADTKFSEACALKGLTTDDVGHLQEISESRSKKQKEIDETAAEIQKLKDLAGDPERLIRCLQIIWKKQYQKRAKAARRANKLAVLQEGRQRFIEVTTKYQCDFNNFRELWQGFAPTDGRTRLGRNWENHGQKLYDLFMMNDVLDSPWQLLHERLSIEDGSVGSDFGETSKELYQHIQANREAWEKLRCSRVRDTVDMKLFRADGTIAGSIAEGLLSDGQRNTAALALLLAQEGGPLVIDQPEDELDSNFVFRELIPMLRKVKSKRQLIMATHNANLPVNGDSELVYAFEARDGHGVALAQGGLDKGVVTKAVLDIMEGTEEAFRRRREKYHF